One Bemisia tabaci chromosome 4, PGI_BMITA_v3 genomic window, ATTGAGATTTCACCAGATAAAGGATCACTTGATACAGGATAGGAAAATAAGCACCTCAACATATGCATTAGAgtgaaattttatgtaaaatatgaaggatacatttcaaatttctaaGGTTGACTCAGAGGTGAGATAACAGCACTTTTTGAGTTTATTATTTCAAACTTCTTGCCCTTAAAAAACCAAAGTTTGCTTACATCAAGTTGAGCTTCAAAGTTATTTTAGTTAGTTTTAtgcttgaataattttttctgtcagctaaatttttctttccGGCTTTGCAAGTTCTGTGTATCTTAATAGagatgaaattttcatgaagtgGATAAATACATACAGAAAATTTTTACAtattgtattatttttcttgtggGACATATTGCATTATTTTTCTATCTCCAATTCAACATGcattaattttgaatatttcttgtGGGAGTTCGGATCAACTTATTCTAATGTACACTACAAAAACTAATATTACTAAGATGGGTTTGGTAATTTTGGATGTTTCCATTTCATTTAACGTGatattttgatgaggaaacatgtattttgcTAGTTTCGAACCATGTATAATGGTTCATTATGCATCCTCTAAATTTTGGGAGGAGCATAATCGTACCATTGGCTTTACCCAGAAGCTACTCCTGAGATTAAAGAAGCTTTAAAGGAAGTAAACAAATTAATTAACTGGGAAATTAACTTACCTGCGGAAGAAACCCTCTGtctcttttccttccttttgAGCGTTCTTTTGTGCATCTTCATCATCACTGAACGCATCATACGTGGAATGATAGCTCATTACAGTTGATTTGGAAACAGTTGATAAGACAGAGCTCCTGACTGAGAGTGACCTCCTAGATTCAGACTTACCAGAGAACGACCTCTTGGATTCAGACTTAACGGAGACCGACCTTCCTGTATCCAAGGAAACCCGGTCAAGCTCAGATTCATTATCTGAAACTTCAGAGTTAGACGCTTCTGTGCCTGATGCTTCATCTTCTAACTCGTCAATTTTGATCTTTGCGCGTGCAATGGTATCTTCGGCTTCTGGTACAACAAAAGCATCCTGGCGTGCGAGGGGTGCGATGAACAGGATTGAGTGACGATTGTAGATCTCAATCATGGGGTAGGCACTTAGGTTGTgtttctgcaaaaaattgattaaattatgAGATTGATTGAAGGTTTGAAGATTAGAtctaaaaaaactgcaaatgaaATAATTCTCCTGGAGTTTAAATACTCTTAAACAAAGATAAACTTAGTACCTAGGTgctaaagagggaaaaaaaagagaaaaagaaaaaatcaacaaataacCACTGAACAGACCTCTAAAGAGGTTGAAACTAGAGGGAATTTTGTGAGAACGAAAGAGATGGTGAAAAATTCCAGGATTTGGCCATTTCTGCACAACTGCAGTGTATTTCTTAGGGTATTGTTTTATACGTAAGGATTTAGCTGAATTCAGTGATTTATTGCTCATTTCTTGCTGGGCGACTGTTTTACAGAGGGACACACATTTTTACTGGGCAGTATAAAGTATAAAAAGTGTCATCCCTCACCTCACAATAGCGATGTACACGGGGATATGTGCGATAACAGGCCAGCCATTGACTAAGAGGAAGCCACCACTTGATAGGATACTCTGAGAAGACAGCGTGTGAGACTGGTGGGGTAGAGAGGAGCTTAAACCCCGCTTTAactagatttttcttctgtgctGCATCAGTCGCCATCTCCTCTGTTAAAATGATGCCGCCTGCACAACCTAAATCGACAacctgagaaaaattatgtCATCTTCGTTAGTATTTTGATAGACTTGAGGACTAGAGGAAAAACTTGGATTTTCTGGGAACTTCATTTGCGAATCATGAAATAGTTTAGTCCAGCACTGACAGGAGATGAGTCCATTAAAAAcaatattaataataaaaaattcaggaaagatCATCCACTTTAAAAATATGATATCATGGTTCAAAGGAGAGAGGAAGATGGAGAGGTAGCTAATTATTTGGATACATGGAACTTTTCTACGTTATGAAGAAAGATCTTGATACAGAGTTAAAGAGATCATTTTTTAATGGTATTCATGCCTTTTATGAATTTGCctactgaaagaaaaattcaaaagagttTAAAACTTGAGATTTTATGACCTACATCAGGAGTGAATTATTGGATTTTTTAATACTGCTTTTCCTCCTTCTTGGGAAGGATCATAATATCAAGACAAAGTCTGCAAATAGTTCATTTCATAGTTGCTGGTAAATGGACTCAATACAAACCAAACTAAAATTGAATCAAGATATGTTAGAGTAGAACTTAATTTCTGTAGTTCGTTCTAGAAGTTTTTAAGAACTGCTGCTGTTCTTcctaataaattaaaatggtttttttttttttttatgtctgTGAAACATGGTTAATCAGGTATCAGAGCATTCCAAGCAGTTACGCTTGAGGTTAGGATTGAACATGACCCACCTcaagggcttttttttatctatGGAACACGATGGTAGCGGTTCAGGCTACTTCAACCGGCCTAACCGCGGCCTCAGCCAACCTCCGCCCACCTTGGAAGAGTGTTCCAAGCGTTTTACTGGAACACATGGAACGCGCCAGTGGAGCGGGATAAAAAAGTGATGTGTTCCGTAGCGAACCTCTGTGGTTCGGATAAAAAAAAGCCCTCTAGAAGGGCAAACCAAGCGTTCCACAGGAAAGCGATGGTAGACTGGAATAGAAAAGTAATGCTGCTTATCACAATCTTTTGCAATTTGTGTGAAGAAAAGCCCTAAAGTTAGtaaaatttttatcatttcagcTTTCTTACACAACAAATACTTATTTTAATCTTGGACAAGGCCTCTAAGTTGAGAAACAGTTCTTTCCTCCTGACTGATGCCTCATGTAAAGGCATAAGGCTCTCCATGCAAGGGCACCATTTGGGGGTGGCAGGCCGGGCCCTATGTTTTGATGTCGGGCCGGGAATAATCGTTCGGTACTGCTACAGTGGAGCAAAAGGTTGGAGAATCGTCGGGAAGAGTTTTGGCTTGCTCCTATACTTGGAAAACAAAATAGTTTATCAACTATCCAAACAACCTAGTTGATCATTTAGTCCCAGTGCGTAACCATATGGCTATCTGCTGTACTTCACTGAAAGGTGtgtaaattaaagaaaagagagaaataacTTGTCGTTTCTTGCCTGGCCCTGCACAACCCTGAAATGGCACCCCTGTCTCCCTGTGGAAGTTGCATGAAGTAATATAATTAAAATTCACTATACTTACATCTGTGGTGgtgtagaagaaaaaaatccttctCAATTCTGAAAACTGTCGTGCGATTTTCCGAACCTCCTTATTCAGACCATCTAATGATTCAGTAGGAGGTGAAAATTTGTAGGCAATGTTCAGTCTATCTACTGGTGCCTGGCCACTCTTGACTGAGATGTCTTGTTGTAACAAGTAGACAATAAGCACAACTAATGAGGCCATAGAGTAACATGAAACGGCTGCTATTTTCATCCATGGTTCAAGATCGCAGTCTAAGATGTAGACAATGACTGGCAGGCAGTACACAAGAACAGCAAACTTGGAAAACATGCTGAAGATGGGACTTACAGCCTGAATTTGTGAATAAAGCAACCACTCACGATAACGAGGTGCAACCTTTTCAAGAGAAGGCGTTGTTAACCTGTCCATGGACTAGGAGAGCGTTACAGGAACACCGAGAGACATCGTCATATTCTTTCTCGGCTAGTAATGAGATTAATGGAGGAGTGCTCTTAAGAGTTTAAAATTTGGCGAGTTTGGGAGGATTTCATCACTGGTTATCATTGAGAGATCATCTGGGAGGGACGTACTTCAACAAGGCATGAGCTTCAGCAGAACGACCTACAAAACGATCCAATTTCTacgataattttgaaaatttaacgaaaGTTCACACTGAGGAGCCGAAAACTGATAGTGCAGAGAAGAGCACTGCCAATAAGACTGAAAAATTCACGCTAACACCTACATGGTGGTTTAACTTTCGAAATCAGAGCATCACCATTTACGTCTCCACATTTTCGTGCggcgaaattttacatttgtttGTTTACCATGAGTTTGCTTTGAATGCCGACAGAGAGCGCTGTCACATCGCTGACTGATGAGAGATGCACTTCGGTAAACATAACCTTAACCTCGACACAATCGATCGAATTCGGATTTCAAGAGCTATTTTTGGCTCTCACTGAAAGATTTGCTGTTTTGTGCCATTGCTTTTAGTTCACCTACGAAAATGAATTAGCGCTTAAAAATAGACATTCCTGTTCTTGCCTGTCATTCGACGCGTTTGTTtatttaaacttgattttcaatgtGTCAAATTCGTTTTGTGATTCTGTTCCTTTATCTTTCTCATGTACTTTACCTTTGAAAAATTCCCAATATCTAGTTGTAAGGTATCCATTCTTTGCGTATCATTGGTATTCTCTTTGCAGCGTCAGTAAGCTCAAAGTACTCATAAATGGTGTGGAAATAGTTAAACCCGGGAGTATCTCCCACACAAATCAGCGTTTGGTTGCGCCAAGTTAAGATGGAAACATGTGATATCATGTTCCCTGCCTTTGTTTCGGCGACCCTCAATGGAAGACGACCGCTGTTCTAGTCTATCTGATTCTGAGGAGGGTCTTTCTTTGCAGCATAGCTCAATGGCACGCTTGAAACGAGAGAATTTCCAGAGGCGCGCTGCAGCAATTAGGTTAGTATGAAATTCTGTTATTTTAGTCTGCGTAGAAGAAATCTTTGGGATTTCTCTATTTGTGATGTAGCAGGGTAACTAAGGTTGGAACTCAACTTGTTTAAAACTGGGGAAAACCTGTTTGGAGTCGAAGAAATCGATTTTGAGTTCTTCAATGCTGAGCATTTTCTAATACTCTCTCAAACATTCGGTCAAAGTTTCACGCCATAATTTATATTATCAATGTTGTCAAAAACGTCTGAAGTGAATTGTTCCTGAGACTAGCAACAGCACCAGTAAGCATTAACAGTGGCCATCTCTAATTATTGTGTTTTCGTCCTCAAACTTTGAATTGCTGTCGAAGGGTCAATTTTAAGAGTTCCTAGGTGTTCTTATGTCCTTGCGATTCTAAATCAATTCCTCTATTAATTTGTGGTATCGTTATCTCACCTTTTTGTCCTCCATGCTGAAATGCATTTTGCCCTGCTGCATCATAGTTTAACTAAATAAGACAATATCCTAATCTACAAGCAGGATTCGCTGTTGGGAACCAAGTTAATGCAGACTACGCATTTTCTGCTGAAGATACAGATACAGATTGCATcaccttaatttttattttaaagtcagGAAAATGATGCCAactgcataggagcatgagaAAATGATAGCGCTAACTGGACTAGGTACTgttataaaaaatttcattttactgTGATGCACCTGAGGTAACATCCTAAATCATCGCTACATCACTTATTCCTCAATCAATAACATCACTAAAAAATCACGTGAACAACCTCTATGTTATAGAAACagtatcttggtttttgagtgtTTATTCAAGTTAGAAATTAAGGTCCCTTTTTCCCTGGGCAATCCTTCATCAAGTCGCTTTTATTGAAGTTTTACAtggagcatatcgacggtgtaagtcagcaatcacatatctcgtttgcagtgtctggaaatctccgcctctatgttatttatttaaaggagaacaaattgacgtcattcctttaagttcttgcagaattttctttgcacagagaagaaaaatctcggcagttttaaagaattgccattgactagtttcccttttaaaaaataaagtatgacaggaagcctgcgtcgtcacaaaccgagttatgtgattgccaacttacaccatCGATTTAGTACTCTCCTAAATTAGTAAAATGGAGGATTTTGTGTTATTATTCTTTTGCTTTTATTTCTCAGGTTTTTGACCAGCATCTCCCTAGATGGATCAGAGTCAcaaaagcaacaaaaaaaagaatatgttTTTGAGGAAGAGGTAGATGAAGGTTCATCTGAAGAGGAGCTGAATGTCGTGATCAGCCAGGTGGCCGGTAGCACTGTCATCATAGAGCCACCAACGTTGCGGAAGATTGTGCGGCAGTTGGGTGTAACCCCAGCGGAGTTGAGTATGGGCATCCCAGCCAGCACCAAACTAAGCTGTAGTAGTTTATCCAAGGTTGCTGAGTTGGAAGGAGGACGCTGTTTTGCCACCACCAGCTTCAGAGAACGGTGAGTCATTGGTCtcaaattttaaatcttttttcagGTAAGTAGGTGTGCTGAGATCATGTGAGTACAGGAATAGATCACCAGCCATCTGAGTTTAAGAATATTCTCATTGTAtatggttttgtttttttttcttgtcactgtgaAATGTAAGTTTTACAACACGAGCTGCAGTTACCACTAAGTCTTACTGTTCAATTGTTAATTCCCTTCCTTTCAATATGCTAGGTTTaatatattaagaaaaaaaagaagcttcAGATTCTCAAACTCCTTCAAAATTACTGCATTTTTTAAGTGCAAGGAATTAATTAATGAATAACAGGGTAAGACTATCGTAAATTTTTGCCAACCACCAATTCAGTAATTGATTCTGTAAATATTTGGGAATTTAAGGCCTGATTTAATGTCCATGAAATAA contains:
- the LOC109042449 gene encoding uncharacterized protein; its protein translation is MDRLTTPSLEKVAPRYREWLLYSQIQAVSPIFSMFSKFAVLVYCLPVIVYILDCDLEPWMKIAAVSCYSMASLVVLIVYLLQQDISVKSGQAPVDRLNIAYKFSPPTESLDGLNKEVRKIARQFSELRRIFFFYTTTDVVDLGCAGGIILTEEMATDAAQKKNLVKAGFKLLSTPPVSHAVFSEYPIKWWLPLSQWLACYRTYPRVHRYCEKHNLSAYPMIEIYNRHSILFIAPLARQDAFVVPEAEDTIARAKIKIDELEDEASGTEASNSEVSDNESELDRVSLDTGRSVSVKSESKRSFSGKSESRRSLSVRSSVLSTVSKSTVMSYHSTYDAFSDDEDAQKNAQKEGKETEGFFRRSMSSCARRVKHMLGFSAAETIKEIAETTMTEESVSHTKLDEGGKEGTVNGSVGLPSTSTARSKSANGLTERGLQKSVSQVVSALNLLGTEGESSGSCAAQVKLELKAESVSQCATSVQNSFQVPTVSFVGA